In Halichondria panicea chromosome 5, odHalPani1.1, whole genome shotgun sequence, the genomic stretch ATTCTGCATATAGAAACCAGCATAGAAACCACTTGCGGCATAGATACGAGGTAGTTTTGTTCAGTTTTTGGTACATTATTGTATAGTAAGTGCATCGAAAccatggatataattatgctgctatCTAGTAAATTTACCATGCCATAATGTCTCTCACTATAAAAGCAATGATTTGAAGTattgggtggagggtgggctctATAGTATCAAAAAGGTCACTTTGCCCTAGTCAGTAATGCAACATCGAGGCATTGTCACCAGTATTGATACAAAGTGTCACATGTTTCACTCACCCGTTGAGACAGCCATAGATTCCAGCAGCATCAGAAGCCTTGCAAATGTCATTACTATTCATTGTCAGAATGGCCACACACACGAAAACATCAAACGTGAACTCAaggttgacctctgacctctcaGAGCGGGTCTCACCAGCTGTAGAAAAAATGTTaagttaataataataatctttAATCCAATTCCTTTATCCACAATCACTAGACAATGCAATAAACGACAGAACGGTAACCTAACAGAACTAACATCAGTCGAGTCATGTATATAACATTATCTAGCCAACAAATGTACCTATGCAGGCACAGGACTACATGCATATAGAGGGTTGCTTGCATAGGATAGGGTGAtatcgtacatgtacgtatagtacAGTACTCTTCTAACTCCCCGAAcgtaattgtacatgtatgtacagtatataataattatccttAAATTAAACGAGCACTCACCATCCATTTCAAACTCCTTAGCGATGACCTTGTCTGTTACCACGAGAGCCCGGTCAGAGTTGAGCTCCAGGTACTGACTGTTGAGCACCTCAAATATCCTCAGGGCCTCCTCGAAGGGGAATTCCCTCTTGAAGTCCAATAACAGCCATCTATGGAGAAAAGAgattatcaataattatttcaaccaTCGTTACAGTGCAAAACACTACAGGGATTTgtgttaggtaaagatcaaccATCGTTACAGTGCAAAACACTACAGGGATTTgtgttaggtaaagatcaaccATCGTTACAGTGCAAAACACTACAGGGATTTgtgttaggtaaagatcaaccATCGTTACAGTGCAAAACACTACAGGGATTTgtgttaggtaaagatcaaccATCGTTACAGTGCAAAACACTACAGGGATTTgtgttaggtaaagatcaaccATCGTTACAGTGCAAAACACTACAGGGATTTgtgttaggtaaagatcaaccATCGTTACAGTGCAAAACACTACAGGGATTTgtgttaggtaaagatcaaccATCGTTACAGTGCAAAACACTACAGGGATTTgtgttaggtaaagatcaaccATCGTTACAGTGCAAAACACTACAGGGATTTgtgttaggtaaagatcaaccATCGTTACAGTGCAAAACACTACAGGGATTTgtgttaggtaaagatcaaccATCGTTACAGTGCAAAACACTACAGGGATTTgtgttaggtaaagatcaaccATTGTTACAGTGCAAAACACTACAGGGATTTgtgttaggtaaagatcaaccATCGTTACAGTGCAAAACACTACAGGGATTTgtgttaggtaaagatcaaccATCGTTACAGTGCAAAACACTACAGGGATTTgtgttaggtaaagatcaaccATCGTTACAGTGCAAAACACTACAGGGATTTgtgttaggtaaagatcaaccATCGTTATAGTGCAAAACACTACAGGGATTTgtgttaggtaaagatcaaccATTGTTATAGTGCAAAACACTACAGAGTGCGTTTGTAATGTGGATATCACACCACCACCTACGCATTCGGTTAAATTGATGTAgtctatatacattgtactatACACTGTAGAGAGGTAACAGTGTAGTATATTCAAACGAGCAACCTTCAACTATAGGAGCAAGCAACTAATTTCCCATGCATGGACACACCCCACTCACCTGTGACAAAAGAGGTAGTCACGACAGTCAGACTTGTCAAAGAAGCCGTACAACTCTCTGTCCACCTCCCTCACCAGGTTCTTCACAAATGCTGCAGACCAAGGAAAACATTCATTCAGACGGTGCAACCTATTacaactcacacacacctaaCTTGTACAGTGTACGGGCCACACTTAATTGGTAATCGATGATGCGGAATTGTTAATGCAAATCACAACTCGCACACTACTACAGCACACTACATGCACTAGTGATACAAGAGCCATTGTGACTGCACTCACCGACTTTCCTCATCATGGTGTGCTCGAGGAAGTCCTCTCTCTTCTTGGACATGTAGCTGGCAAACAGCCAGTACGAGTCAACCTCCGAGTCTGTCACCACTAGGAATCGGGCCAGGATGTCATTCATGCCCTGGGCATAGCCAACCTCTGGAGGGGGGGGTGGCCAATCAAATCACTAAAAATTTGGCGAACTTCCATTTGGAGTGATAATGTAatgtattacatgtattaaGTGAATAATTGCAATTGCCATGGTCACTGAAAACTTACTACGTTACCAGGAAACaaaaacatgtacatgactgtaatgTGTACTGAAGaactatacatacacaataaatAAAGTCAATTACAGCAATCAGGAGAACTCTTATACAGACCACTCCTTCTAAACTGCGTACAGTACTATAGCTCTAACTCACCCGGGTGAAACATGGCGTAGGTGAGGAGTATTCTGTGGACCTTCCTCAGGTTGCGCTTGTGAGTGAAGTAGTGATAGTTCCTGTCAGTTCTGGCCACATCTCTGAGAACTATTCTCCTGGCCTTGGGATAGCTGGTCTCTAACTGGACAGGCCGGCGAGCTGCGTATAcctgtgttgtgtggtgtgtgtatgtgtggtgagtgtgtggggtggtggtaAGTGAGTGTGGTGAGTGTCAATGTTTGAATACGTTGCACATGTGTAACCGTGCACAAGTATAAACTTAATGCTAAAAGGAGAAACTGTTAATGCTAATTAATATGAACTTATGCTCTATTAGTCTATATAGGATTCCATACgcccttatatatatattgggCAACATTCCTTACATTCTAGCCTAATTAATAGAGCAGCaaaacacatgcactgtactagCTCACAGTACTCGGCACATTTACTAAAAACACTGACTCACCCGAGAAGGGAAATCGAGGATCTCCAACAAAGCCTCATCGTCTTGACTCAAGTTCTCACAGCTGCTCTTGAACTCACACACGCACTTCTTCACACCTTCCTCCCTCTCCTGACAGATGCCACACTCGTTGCTAGTCTCCCCAACTGACCGACTGCAACTGCACGAGCTCTGATCAACACTCTGACACCCGCTGCCATCGCTCGGGGATAAAGTTGAACCATTAGTACTTGAGGTTGTAGGTTGAATATTAGTCTCGCACCCAGACTCATTTTCAGAGGATGCAGACAGATCAACAGTTGTGCGCCTACATGTAACTCCATCATTTTCAGAACTTTTTGATTGGTCACtttttgtacaagtacatgagGAGAATGTCGTGTTTGAAGCTTCTGAAAATCCGCTTTCACTGTTTGTAGTTACAGAGTTACTTAAAGAGCCCGAGGCTATCATCTTGTGACATCGGCTACACATTTCTCCACTGCAGTCCAAACTGGCCTCTATCGAACCTGTATCATCATTGGTCGGAGATTCATCATTTGTGACAGGGGATTTTTCATTGGAGGAGGGGGAATTTGATCGGGATTGATTAACTATTTCATCGTCGCTCAGTTCTAGATACGAGGGTTGGTCATGGATGGTTGTTTCGGGGGATTGCATTGTATTATCGAGGATTTTCCAGCGTTGTCGAAGTGCCAGGTAGTTAGCTCTGTTCTCCAGGTCGATGGTTCTCtggtcactgtgtgtgtgtgcgtgtgcgtgtgtgtgtgtgtgtgtgtgcgtgcgtggtgtgtgtgtgtgtgtgtgtgtgtaggtgtaggtgtgtgcgtgtgtgtgtgtgtgcgcgtgtgtgtgtgtgtgtgcgtggtgtgtgtgtgtgtgtgtgtaggtgtgtgtgtgtgtgtgtgtgtgtgggtgcgtgtgtgtgtgtgtgtgtgtgtgtgcacgtgcgtggtgtgtgtgcgtgcgtgtgtatgtgtaggtgtaggtgtgtgggtgtgtggattAAATAATATAACAGGCATTTTGAATAACTTCTGCAATACTGAAGTGGAATCTTCACAATGTATCCTATTACAGCATATCGACACTTCTGTCTGCCAAATTTTAGTACACGTACTTTCCCGCATTAACATAGAGAGTACAATAAAGAAGAGTAAAGGACACCTCTCAAATTACCCCAGTTTGGGGGTTTCACTGTAGCCTTACTTCTGTTAGGTATAGTGATAATTGTGAGGCTATAGTGATGCCCTAagggtgtactgtgtgtgcatggttacTCACCGTCTTGTTGAGTTGAGGGGGTATATTTCAAACAGGAACTTCCAGAGACAGGGACGACATGGAGAGGACACACCCACTAAAGGGAGGGGGTAATTGATTGCATGATTGCGgtagttattataattattaatgtatGTTCACTAAGAGCTAATGGCCACCCCTGAAGAAAGGTCCACTGCGATATAAAGGACAGGTCCCAAACACCTCAACAAGGCTACCATCGTACAACGAACAAAACTATACtcccaaaattaatgtgtctGTTATGAAAGGTgccactacatgtacatgtacataatcatAACCATAATGATCCACTCACAGCGGAAGAGAGCCTCTCTCATGGCCGCCTCATTCACTAGTCTCCCGTCAGAATCGAACCAATCACTGAACTCCGAGTCACTCACAGGGTTACCGTGGCGATGGTGAGTCTTAGCATTTGAGAGTGATGCTCCGTTAGAGTAAGACATGTTTGTATACCTGTAAGTATCACAGTGGAGCTTTAATTATTAAACGGGCTTTTTGTTAATTAACTTTGTTGCCTAAAATGTGTCTGCTATTAATTAGGGACTGTACACATGATCGAGCATTGCACTAACTTAAAGTGCAGCAATAAAAGCAACAGATTCTTGTATTGTAAACAAGCCAGGAAAACAATAACACAAACTTGAAGAATGTCAACTGGTAACAGTAtcactgtagctatagtgcaagCTTATTAGACATGTCatcattatattattattatgcatcgATATCAACCAGCTTGATAATATAAGGTGTGGATATCTGCAAACACGGTTCGGACCCTAATGTACTGTAGCCAAAGCTTGGTTTAAGATTTCTTAATGGTGGTATGATCACTATTGAGATATACGCTATTCACAACCACAACATAAATATCCACATCAGTACCTTGTAAATTAAGTCTCGGAAAAAAGACAATGACATAATGATAGCAGATACAAACACAATCAAGCTCTCACAATAACCTCAGATACAGTTCGTACTCAAACTAGGTACGTACTAAGATaaataagataattataactcacAAATAACTTCTTGATTGGCGCGTATAATGGATGAAGAAGACTTTACTGAATTCAGGTTGTTTTTTGATACTAATAATAAATCTAAACAAGCACAACTATTTATAAACACAACTGTACATGCTGCTGAGGTGTCGTTATTCTGTCATGTGTCTTTTCAAAACAACAAATACTATAAGCTGAACCAGCTAGTACACGAGTGTTACAAGCTTTTTACAAGAGTTGCAAATGCCTTTACAAGCACATGACAACAAGCGGAGGCTTGCACAATAAACAAAATGTGAcattaaacaataattatctttgaTGGTTGGAAAGCAAAACACATGAGCTAAGCTTTGTTagaacatgtacacacagcacatgatATACTGACTCAACATTAGACTCATGCTGAACTGTTAACTCAAGTTGCAGCATCAAAGATTGTGAACTGTACAAATACAAAGTGTGAACACTCTACCGGAATCAAAGCACGGGAATTTCCTTTGTGTACGACATAAAATACAGCCCTAGAAGTTACACAAACAAAAGAAATCAATAGGATCATCAGAATGCTATAAAAAGGGCAATGGCACAAAATAATAAGTGTGTGCGCATTTACACTACAATAGCGGACGCCCTATCCATATAGATACGATGTATCGTTTGGTTGTCTATTAATTAACAAACGGACGCGTACGCGACACAGCCATTTGTCATGGCTTTATCACAACATACCagcagtacagtgtacaagtGTGGGATCAATCCTAGACTTGTATCAGTCAGTACGTGGTTAGTCAGAGTCTCTCTTGGGAATATCCACAGTGATCTATACCTATATACCTGTCCTGCAACAGGCCGTAGCCAAAGAGCCAGAGTTGTGTAcacatagatctacatgtgaATCGAGCCTCTCCCAGCTACGCCTACTTCTGATTTTTCTACTACTTTTTCATTGTCTAGTTAATCATCTTTACCCATTATTGATATTGAGTCTGAGAAGAGATGGTCTAATGTGGAATCCTTACAATAGCAAACACAagacaaacaaaataataacacAAAAAACTAAATAAaaaaagctatatatataattatgactgcacAAAATACAGTGATGCCAAAAACTAATTATAGATAGATAGGTTCTTCTCTCCTCTGCATGTAACCTCTGTatccacacataattatacatactcCAGCCGATTGGTTGCATATAAGACAATCCGATAAGAACAAACataactatataatagttagacactgtttaggaagtttctacatgatttagaagcccaaagggctggttgtagtatcccgaacgcagtgagggttctactagccctaaggacttctaaatcatgtggaaacttcctaaacagtgtctaagcattttagatcatagcaaccatgagtatttagccaatcagatttgaatgttcttatctaatctttgctacatgattttctaagtgaagtacatgatttctattgaagtacatgattttctaaattggatagaacatttcttcttaccaatcagattgcagtatttatgacaaacatgatctaaaaaATTTTAGGTATAACTGAATTGCatattcattatttttattattaaaCATAATGGGGATTGTGTGAATACAAAAAGCTAATTGTGGAAACTTCTTTTACTTGTGTATACAAATTGATGAAAATCACTCATAAATAAGCTAATGATGCTGCCAACAAAGTATCTAGCTATAAAGTATAGAGGAATACCAGGAAAAATTAATGAGCATATAAGATTGTTAAGAAAATTTGCAATCCAAAACGAGTTTTTACATGTTAAATGTATGCATAATAGACACCACTGTTGGTATCTCATTGATCCATTTCCTTCTAGTGAAAAATATCCAAGAGCGTTAGCTAAAACACCCAAAACATAAAAATTAAGATAAAGAATGCACAAAAAGAAAAGATGAGTAGTGACACACTTGTTCCAGATATAACCTCTCAAAGCATACAAAATCACAAGTATAAAAATCGTGAAACAAAGCATAACGTAAGATTCAATTGTTTGAAtcactaaaaaaaaaaatagaAAGTGTAATAAAGATTGAAATGTGCCAGTCTTTCCCATTTGAATGCGAAAGACAACTGCAGAATACTTTAATGAAAACCAACACTCCAATGAAAAAAGCAAATACTTCAAAATCTTGACAATGTTATGTGCAAAATTGTTTTGTGAGCAGAAAACATAAGAATTGTCAATTAACTGTAGCAAGTCATCAGTGATAAAGTTTATGAGCTTGTCTGGGCCACTAACTGTGTCACAAATTGTACAAGGGAGGTGTGTATAGCCAGTTTCGGTAATGGAGAGCAATAGGTTGGATATCAATACTTTGCATACACTCGTGTAAGTCTGAGAGCACGCTTTGTTCAGCAATGTGTTGTTTTCTTCTAAAAATGTCAAGGTGACATCTAGAATAATACTTGAATGGTTGCTTTCTAAGCCTCCTTGTTGAGAATAAAATAGAAGAACTATTATTTCTTCTGAAGAAAAGTTGTGATCTTTTGTACTTAACAAAATTCTAGCTAGCTGTCGTATGTTATGCTGTTCGCTAGTGATAAGTTGTTGGTCTTTTTGAGCTGGTTCTTTAATCGACTTTATAGAagtgagataattataaagttTCTTTGTATAATACTCTACGAATGTTGTTTTGAAGTCAGATTTCAATACATTTTTTGAATCTATCAAAATCTTCTCCCTAAAATATATTTTTATTAGCTTATGCAACTTGTATCTTTCTCCAAAAATGTGAGCGTACCTTTCAAATAGAGAGCGCTCAAAAAGATTTTTGATTTCTTCTTGGAATTCAATGAAAAACGGAAACAAAAGAATATCTTCATCAAATGAACcaggaaacaaagaaaaaacATATGCAGCTCTTTTGGAGTTGTTGCTGAGATATTGACAAGCAGTGTCCATTACAACATTGAACCTCTCACGCCTTGGAAATTGTGGAGAAGATATCGCATCAACATTTTTTGCCTTTAGATCTCGGATTAACATTGTCGGGCTAATTGTTTTGAGCAGCATAACCGCCACCTTAATTGCCAATGGACAGTTTCCTACGAGTTCAACTATTTCATTCTGTAAGTGATGACTCAAGTTTGGTTGAAGAACACTGATTAAGGATTTTGAATCCTTTTCACTTAACTCTAACACTTCAATATCACTAAAGTAGTCTGCAAAAGAAATTTTTAGCTGGCTTGTAATTATGACCTTCAAATTATCTTTAGATGACTTTCTCAAATCTAGTATGAACTCTTGGAATTCATCATGCCATTCATTAAGGACTAGATCGCAGTTATCAAAAATCAAAATAGAATGTTCTGCAATTGAAGCTGCCCAGTTTAAGAGGTAGTCACCGTTGACAGACCTGCCTAGTAAATGTTTCTCAAAATCGCCGCTGTAACAGTTGTATGTCTGTACTCCTCTGACAAGTCTTTTCAGGTGAGGTTTTTGCTCAAAGGATAGTTTGAATTCGCTTAGATCAACATAACTTACACCAATTCCCTTTGTACTCATGATTTCATGACCAATATGAATAGCCAATGAACTTTTTCCGAAAGCAGGAGGACCAAACAATCCAACTATTGATGTGTGAGTATTAAAGAGATTTTGCATAACTGTATATATTAATTCTTTTCTACCAACAAAGGGCTCAGGACGGGAAGGCAATGGTAAACTGATATTTAATAGAGGTGCATCTAGTCTAATATAACTAATTTGCTgtacaatttgctgttgtacTTGATCATCACATCTTTCAAACTCATTTTCTAAGAATTGTTGTTGCTGCGGACCAAATCCCTCAAAAATAGTAGTACTTTGAGGGTATATTACATATCCGAATCCGATTACAATTGATAGTACGGCGATACACATCACATAGCACTTCTTAGTTCGTAGTCCAAGACAAGATCTGTACTGTCGTTCAGTTGAGCTTGCAATAACTTCTGTGAAAAATTAAAGCAGGCATACATTTATAATAGACATGTAAtgacataccgtatatagcgagaaatttttgaggaacttatattttgtggaatggcctctaaaagcatttcgttacACAACattcgtggaatgactgcttactggaagccacgcctttaatctttgcacgttctATAAtcaaagaacaattttcgttgACTTAATTTTCATTTAGAATTGctaacacacacaatcaacgaaaaattaagcccctcgaaaatttcgcgctatacggtacatatatGCGTAGCTAGGCCAATTAAGTATGTGACAGACTCTGGGAAAATGTAAAGTAACCTCTCAGGAACGGCCACCTGGCccacctctctactctgtATAACAAGCAGCTTTCTGGTCTAGTCCCCAATCAGCTTTAATAATATCCTATCAGAACGGACAGCCTTTTCAGAGCTTGTATTTGAGCTAGAGAGGCAATTAGCAAAGCCCCCGCCAAAATTCATTTGCATGCAACAAGAATCATGTGGTTGGCAATTGAAATCTCTCAACAAAGACCATGCATGCCACGTACCTCTTTATAATGGCCAAAAGGCTGCTCCTCAATGCACTTATATATTACTATGAGCCCTCTCCTTTTTTGGCAGGCATACATGCTCTGGGTacttaaggcctgggtcaggcactgataataACATTAATTGCCAACATTTAATGTAGATGATGTAGATTAtgagtgttaatgagattcttaatgtttattaatgttttCATTGCAAGTGAAGAAGTCCGTGTCCAAGTAGCCttcttcacaaggcctcaaaataaggaggcctgctactgactgcttgcgcatgcgcaaaattattggataatattcccgtaatgttttccattaaactgaatttttacccgaattatatcctgaataacataattattatacagacaaagaatactcttcataaagtcagacacagagctatatagctagctagctagagacagaactgtattggttacagcagcaatttctttctgatagaatTGActcgactttcaccaaggttagtgtcagatgggcgtggcctatccatataggctattgtcagccttcccctccgttcagaggattgttatccacactgttgcaggctgtgagtcctttgttaacatattaggctaagggtagctattagaatgctatcacatgggctagaaaccttcttctatccactttcttcaatccacttctgttcgttgtgacgtcgttgttttactgagcaaatacaatggtatccgaattacccactttctgggtaataggtggcgcatgcgcaaacagtcgataccaggccctctcttcgaggagaagcggcctgggatcgaggctagtgtccAAGGtacttgcttagctagctgcctgAACGATTCTCAatatctttagcaacaaatgCGGTGGGCTTACACGAGGTAAGAGTACTTGTTTAGGCCCTTAAGATAGAGTAGGTTgtcatgattatgtttccaGCTGGGGAAATTAATATGTGCAAAACTGCCTTAGCTATGctggcttctttagctctgacagccactctagaggtaggctatgttgtgtatctcaagaatgcAGTAACTTTTACTCTTCCCCAGCTGGATCCTGGTACTTAGCTACGAGAtattcatctagccttgtttttgaagctttcTTCATGTTCGCATTTGTAGTTCTTCTTACAAAACtgccatgacgtcatcactatttatgggactaattagcataattgaattaagctaattagttttttggaaaaaaaCATTGAGTTTCATTTTGagtcattttgatgcagcatacactgtatattgcaaataatacagcagtatgaacatagtgtaaattttggtatttAAGGCTAGACCCGGGCCTTAACTACCCAGAGTGCACAgcccagtggcgtaggcagaggggggctgatgGGGCCATTATAGATTAGTTAGAAAACTTATTACATACCATCCTTAAATCCTGGCAAAACATCCTTGAGATTGTCGTATTCTTCTCTCATTCGATCAACGACTGGTATCAATTCAATGTACTTGCCGCAACAATCGAGGATGGTCTGTAGATTTGAGTTATCAGACTTGATAGACTGTATTATAGCACCAACGAGCTTTGTAGCCTTATCACTCTCACTGAGCATGACGTGTGTTATGTTGGTACATGTTGCTTGAGAGAATATCTCTGCTTGGAAGAGATCCCAAGCCAATCTTGTTAACACACCATCATTGAGAACTTCATGAAGCTCACTGGAATGCTTAACAAAGGCCTGCAATTCAAGAGACTTTTTCCTTAGCTTCTTGGCTTTCTTGTTTGTTGTACGGTGACTCATTTtcgtagatctataataataatatcaagCTACAAACTCGTATCTCTAGAGTGTTTTTGTACTTGCTGCCCCAAAAGGGGCGTATCTGATTTGCCTACTACGCATGTGTAGACACATTAACAATGTAAATTGGCAATCGATGGAAAAGACCAATATCGTTGTTGGCTAAGTAATTATGGGTGGTTTTGTCATAATTAACATGTACAA encodes the following:
- the LOC135335969 gene encoding small G protein signaling modulator 1-like, encoding MSYSNGASLSNAKTHHRHGNPVSDSEFSDWFDSDGRLVNEAAMREALFRLGVSSPCRPCLWKFLFEIYPLNSTRRDQRTIDLENRANYLALRQRWKILDNTMQSPETTIHDQPSYLELSDDEIVNQSRSNSPSSNEKSPVTNDESPTNDDTGSIEASLDCSGEMCSRCHKMIASGSLSNSVTTNSESGFSEASNTTFSSCTCTKSDQSKSSENDGVTCRRTTVDLSASSENESGCETNIQPTTSSTNGSTLSPSDGSGCQSVDQSSCSCSRSVGETSNECGICQEREEGVKKCVCEFKSSCENLSQDDEALLEILDFPSRVYAARRPVQLETSYPKARRIVLRDVARTDRNYHYFTHKRNLRKVHRILLTYAMFHPEVGYAQGMNDILARFLVVTDSEVDSYWLFASYMSKKREDFLEHTMMRKVAFVKNLVREVDRELYGFFDKSDCRDYLFCHRWLLLDFKREFPFEEALRIFEVLNSQYLELNSDRALVVTDKVIAKEFEMDAGETRSERSEVNLEFTFDVFVCVAILTMNSNDICKASDAAGIYGCLNGLSMKMNLTEVLTQAEELFYKYCRQNITRGFAEIDL
- the LOC135335920 gene encoding uncharacterized protein LOC135335920, encoding MSHRTTNKKAKKLRKKSLELQAFVKHSSELHEVLNDGVLTRLAWDLFQAEIFSQATCTNITHVMLSESDKATKLVGAIIQSIKSDNSNLQTILDCCGKYIELIPVVDRMREEYDNLKDVLPGFKDEVIASSTERQYRSCLGLRTKKCYVMCIAVLSIVIGFGYVIYPQSTTIFEGFGPQQQQFLENEFERCDDQVQQQIVQQISYIRLDAPLLNISLPLPSRPEPFVGRKELIYTVMQNLFNTHTSIVGLFGPPAFGKSSLAIHIGHEIMSTKGIGVSYVDLSEFKLSFEQKPHLKRLVRGVQTYNCYSGDFEKHLLGRSVNGDYLLNWAASIAEHSILIFDNCDLVLNEWHDEFQEFILDLRKSSKDNLKVIITSQLKISFADYFSDIEVLELSEKDSKSLISVLQPNLSHHLQNEIVELVGNCPLAIKVAVMLLKTISPTMLIRDLKAKNVDAISSPQFPRRERFNVVMDTACQYLSNNSKRAAYVFSLFPGSFDEDILLFPFFIEFQEEIKNLFERSLFERYAHIFGERYKLHKLIKIYFREKILIDSKNVLKSDFKTTFVEYYTKKLYNYLTSIKSIKEPAQKDQQLITSEQHNIRQLARILLSTKDHNFSSEEIIVLLFYSQQGGLESNHSSIILDVTLTFLEENNTLLNKACSQTYTSVCKVLISNLLLSITETGYTHLPCTICDTVSGPDKLINFITDDLLQLIDNSYVFCSQNNFAHNIVKILKYLLFSLECWFSLKYSAVVFRIQMGKTGTFQSLLHFLFFFLVIQTIESYVMLCFTIFILVILYALRGYIWNKCVTTHLFFLCILYLNFYVLGVLANALGYFSLEGNGSMRYQQWCLLCIHLTCKNSFWIANFLNNLICSLIFPGIPLYFIARYFVGSIISLFMSDFHQFVYTSKRSFHN